A genomic stretch from Cellulomonas sp. KRMCY2 includes:
- a CDS encoding ABC transporter ATP-binding protein, with protein sequence MTRTGTVAPPVVQVEHLRKTYGTKVAVDDVSLTVEKGEIVGILGPNGAGKTTTVEMIAGLRVPDAGDVRVLGLDPQRDGPALRERLGLQLQESEMPAKITVQEALDLYASFYAKPADPADLIRDLGLTDRRDTQFRRLSGGQKQRLSVALALVGNPEVAILDELTTGLDPQARRETWGVIERIRDRGVTILLVTHYMEEAERLADRVLLIDAGRVVAEGTPAQLAARTTAQTVRFTVREALPAGLLERLPGVAAVTVSGTDYEVRGAEMAVDVVLAVTGAGLRPQHLRVEQGSLEEAFVSIVTAGAAGREA encoded by the coding sequence GTGACCAGGACCGGCACTGTCGCCCCACCGGTCGTCCAGGTGGAGCACCTGCGCAAGACGTACGGCACCAAGGTGGCCGTCGACGACGTCTCGCTGACCGTCGAGAAGGGCGAGATCGTCGGCATCCTCGGCCCGAACGGCGCCGGGAAGACCACGACCGTCGAGATGATCGCGGGTCTGCGGGTGCCGGACGCCGGCGACGTCCGGGTGCTCGGCCTGGACCCGCAGCGTGACGGCCCGGCTCTCCGCGAGCGGCTCGGCCTGCAGCTCCAGGAGAGCGAGATGCCCGCGAAGATCACCGTGCAGGAGGCGCTCGACCTGTACGCGTCGTTCTACGCGAAGCCCGCCGACCCGGCCGACCTCATCCGCGACCTCGGGCTCACCGATCGACGCGACACCCAGTTCCGCCGGCTGTCCGGCGGCCAGAAGCAGCGGCTCTCGGTCGCGCTGGCGCTCGTCGGGAACCCGGAGGTGGCGATCCTCGACGAGCTCACCACGGGCCTCGACCCGCAGGCGCGGCGCGAGACGTGGGGGGTGATCGAGCGGATCCGCGACCGCGGCGTCACGATCCTGCTGGTCACGCACTACATGGAGGAGGCCGAGCGGCTCGCCGACCGGGTCCTGCTCATCGACGCCGGTCGGGTGGTCGCCGAGGGCACCCCGGCGCAGCTGGCCGCCCGCACCACCGCCCAGACCGTCCGGTTCACCGTTCGGGAGGCACTGCCCGCCGGGCTGCTCGAGCGGCTCCCGGGCGTGGCGGCGGTCACCGTCAGCGGCACCGACTACGAGGTGCGCGGCGCCGAGATGGCCGTCGACGTCGTGCTCGCCGTCACCGGCGCGGGTCTGCGCCCCCAGCACCTCCGCGTGGAGCAGGGCTCACTCGAGGAGGCGTTCGTGTCCATCGTCACCGCCGGCGCTGCCGGAAGGGAGGCCTGA
- a CDS encoding ABC transporter permease, translating to MTTTTVGRPRATGTARSPRVLAALTASEGRLYLREPANVFFGLFFPAVLLLGLGLLMPWADEPFSETDPVLSQVTAITGYTPIVLALAIGTVAYSTFPPTMGAYREKGVLRRLSTTPIPPSRLLVAQLLVNIGMLVVASGLAVAGGALVLDIGMPKDVGVTLLAFVVGAAASMSVGSLIAALAPTAGASTGAGMLVYMTSLFFAGVWFPLPLMPEVVQTISRFTPLGAASQALAAGWYEGRFPGIELLVLAVWTAVLVPLAARLFRWT from the coding sequence ATGACCACCACCACCGTCGGCCGTCCCCGTGCCACCGGGACGGCCCGCAGCCCGCGCGTCCTCGCGGCGCTCACCGCGTCGGAGGGCCGGCTGTACCTGCGCGAACCGGCCAACGTGTTCTTCGGTCTGTTCTTCCCGGCCGTGCTGCTGCTCGGCCTGGGCCTGCTCATGCCGTGGGCCGACGAGCCGTTCAGCGAGACCGACCCCGTCCTGTCCCAGGTCACGGCGATCACCGGCTACACGCCGATCGTCCTGGCGCTGGCCATCGGCACGGTCGCCTACTCGACCTTCCCGCCCACCATGGGCGCCTACCGCGAGAAGGGCGTCCTGCGGCGTCTGTCGACGACGCCCATACCGCCGTCACGGCTGCTGGTCGCCCAGCTGCTGGTGAACATCGGCATGCTCGTCGTGGCGTCCGGCCTCGCGGTGGCGGGTGGGGCGCTCGTGCTGGACATCGGGATGCCCAAGGACGTGGGGGTCACGCTGCTCGCGTTCGTCGTGGGTGCGGCCGCCTCGATGTCCGTGGGCTCGCTCATCGCCGCACTCGCGCCGACCGCCGGCGCGTCGACAGGTGCCGGCATGCTCGTCTACATGACCTCGCTGTTCTTCGCCGGGGTCTGGTTCCCGCTCCCGCTGATGCCCGAGGTCGTGCAGACGATCAGTCGGTTCACCCCGCTCGGTGCGGCGTCGCAGGCGCTCGCCGCCGGCTGGTACGAGGGCCGCTTCCCGGGCATCGAGCTGCTCGTGCTGGCGGTCTGGACCGCCGTGCTCGTGCCGCTCGCGGCGCGGCTGTTCCGCTGGACCTGA